A single window of Carassius auratus strain Wakin chromosome 9, ASM336829v1, whole genome shotgun sequence DNA harbors:
- the LOC113109058 gene encoding immunoglobulin superfamily member 2-like, which produces MVDFWCQKWKLPLLLCLTGLLQWDLCSGQIQVQIQEGPLYRVKGYPISIFCNVTGFTGPSERDFEFILKKQNMELNIISTKDPSFAYGMFSGRIRKKEIYVERLSGSSVVLWIKDLQEKDAGDLLCVTKHTGGAYYGDYDDEAKLNVIADTLEASYSGSPSQSLSEGDPLQLECQVSSQTFQHTHLSVTWFLHDEDDKNPRPIITLDKDLTVKPGAGFEDRYRAGLISMDKVEDTTYRLKMPQVQQSDQGKFFCKAIEWIQDPDRSWTQIAHKTTKACDVEIKFLACTLTTASSTPIVRMCQYTNRLNGTGQI; this is translated from the exons ATGGTAGACTTCTGGTGCCAAAAGTGGAAGCTGCCACTATTGTTGTGTCTCACAGGACTGCTTCAGTGGG atctgtgcaGTGGTCAGATTCAGGTCCAGATCCAGGAAGGTCCTCTGTATAGAGTGAAAGGATACCCCATCTCCATATTCTGTAACGTTACAGGGTTTACAGGACCATCTGAGCGGGATTTTGAGTTCATTCTCAAGAAACAAAATATGGAGTTAAATATAATCAGTACCAAAGACCCAAGCTTTGCCTACGGAATGTTCTCCGgtagaataagaaaaaaagagatttatgTTGAAAGGCTGTCAGGATCTTCAGTTGTCTTGTGGATCAAAGATTTGCAGGAGAAGGATGCAGGTGATCTGCTCTGTGTGACCAAACACACAGGTGGTGCATATTACGGAGATTATGATGATGAAGCAAAGCTTAATG TGATAGCAGACACCCTGGAGGCATCGTACTCGGGCTCTCCCTCACAGAGCTTGTCTGAAGGGGATCCTCTTCAGCTTGAGTGCCAGGTCTCCAGCCAGACTTTTCAACACACTCATCTGTCGGTCACCTGGTTTCTTCATGATGAAGATGACAAAAACCCCCGGCCAATCATTACTCTGGACAAAGATCTGACTGTAAAGCCAGGAGCTGGATTTGAGGATCGCTATCGTGCTGGTCTTATCAGCATGGATAAGGTGGAGGACACAACCTACAGACTGAAGATGCCTCAAGTGCAGCAGTCCGACCAGGGGAAGTTCTTCTGCAAAGCCATTGAGTGGATCCAAGACCCAGACCGTTCCTGGACACAGATTGCCCACAAAACCACCAAGGCATGCGATGTGGAGATTAAGTTCTTAGCCTGCACCCTGACGACGGCGTCCTCAACTCCCATTGTTCGGATGTGTCAATATACAAATAGATTAAATggaacgggacaaatttaa